A window of the Cucurbita pepo subsp. pepo cultivar mu-cu-16 chromosome LG01, ASM280686v2, whole genome shotgun sequence genome harbors these coding sequences:
- the LOC111801015 gene encoding mannan endo-1,4-beta-mannosidase 6-like yields the protein MAVHYTILSLKLVFLIAVFVFTVEGDGVGNNQQFDLLVEDTTENHLSHGFDGVVEKEDDPWSMVETRQNQFVVDGQPFYVNGFNTYWLMIFAADQSTRGKVTELFKQAASVGLTVCRTWAFNDGQWRALQKSPSVYDEEVFKGLDFVISEAKKYKIRLILSLANNWEAYGGKAQYVKWGKAAGLNLTSDDDFFSDSTLRSYYKAHVKTVLNRVNSFTNVMYKDDPTIFAWELMNEPRCTSDPSGDKLQGWIQEMAVYVKSMDPKHLLEVGLEGFYGPSTPNRVQFNPNTYAQQVGTDFIRNHKVLGVDFASVHIYADTWVSQTISDAHLQFTKSWMEAHIEDAEKYLGMPVIFAEFGVSSKDPGYNSSFRDAFINSVYKTLLDSTKKGGSGGGSLVWQLFPEGTENMDDGYAIVLSKSPSTSNVITLQSTRLSLFNSMCSMKCRWGCKKKNAMDLLFLGHHDHDL from the exons ATGGCTGTTCATTACACAATTCTCAGTTTAAAACTCGTTTTTCTGATTGCTGTTTTTGTCTTCACTGTTGAGGGTGATGGGGTTGGGAATAATCAGCAATTTGATCTCTTGGTTGAGGATACAACTGAGAATCATTTGAGTCATGG GTTTGATGGAGTGgttgaaaaggaagatgatCCATGGAGTATGGTGGAGACAAGGCAGAACCAGTTTGTAGTAGATGGCCAACCGTTCTATGTTAATGGTTTCAACACATACTGGTTGATGATATTTGCAGCAGATCAATCCACGAGAGGAAAGGTCACAGAGTTGTTTAAACAAGCTGCTTCTGTTGGTTTAACAGTTTGTAGGACATGGGCATTCAATGATGGCCAGTGGAGAGCTCTTCAAAAGTCTCCTTCTGTGTATGATGAAGAAGTCTTCAAG GGATTAGATTTTGTGATTAGTGAAGCAAAGAAGTATAAGATAAGACTTATATTGTCATTAGCAAACAATTGGGAAGCATATGGTGGCAAAGCACAGTATGTGAAATGGGGGAAAGCTGCTGGCCTCAACTTGACATCTGATGACGATTTCTTCTCTGATTCAACTCTCAGAAGCTACTACAAGGCTCATGTTAAG ACGGTGCTTAATAGAGTGAATTCATTCACAAATGTCATGTACAAAGATGATCCAACCATTTTCGCCTGGGAATTGATGAACGAACCTCGTTGCACGTCGGATCCTTCTGGCGATAAACTTCAG GGATGGATTCAAGAAATGGCTGTGTATGTGAAGAGCATGGATCCAAAGCACTTACTGGAAGTTGGTTTGGAGGGATTTTATGGCCCATCCACACCCAACAGAGTTCAGTTCAATCCAAATACTTATGCTCAACAAGTTGGAACTGATTTCATCAGAAACCATAAAGTTCTTGGTGTTGATTTTGCTTCAGTTCACATTTATGCAGACACATG GGTTTCTCAAACGATCTCGGACGCCCATCTTCAATTCACAAAATCATGGATGGAGGCTCATATAGAGGATGCAGAAAAGTACCTCGGAATGCCAGTCATTTTCGCCGAGTTCGGGGTCTCGTCGAAAGATCCTGGATACAACTCGAGTTTCCGAGATGCATTCATTAACTCAGTGTACAAGACCCTGTTGGATTCAACAAAGAAAGGAGGGAGTGGGGGAGGAAGCCTGGTATGGCAGCTATTTCCTGAAGGAACTGAGAACATGGATGATGGTTATGCAATTGTGCTCTCCAAATCTCCTTCAACCTCAAACGTTATAACTCTGCAATCTACAAGGTTGTCCCTCTTCAACTCCATGTGTTCCATGAAATGCCGTTGGGGTTGCAAGAAGAAAAATGCTATGGATCTCCTCTTTCTCGGCCACCATGATCATGATCTGTAA
- the LOC111801036 gene encoding probable aquaporin PIP2-5, producing MAKNAAERGSFSAKDYHDPPPAPLIDAVEITKWSFYRALIAEFIATLLFLYVTVLTVIGYKSQTDHTGNKNNDACGGVGILGIAWAFGGMIFVLVYCTAGISGGHINPAVTFGLLLARKVSLVRAVMYMVAQCLGAICGVGLVKSFQKAHFQKYGGGANGLADGYTVGVGLAAEIVGTFVLVYTVFSATDPKRSARDSHVPVLAPLPIGFAVFIVHLATIPVTGTGINPARSLGSAVIFNHQNTWNNHWIFWVGPFIGAAIAAFYHQFILRAGAVKALGSFRSNPNV from the exons ATGGCGAAGAATGCAGCGGAACGCGGCTCGTTCTCGGCGAAGGACTACCACGATCCACCACCGGCGCCGCTCATCGATGCCGTGGAGATTACGAAATGGTCGTTTTACAGAGCTCTGATTGCGGAGTTCATAGCCACTCTGCTTTTCCTGTACGTCACTGTGTTGACGGTGATCGGCTACAAATCGCAGACGGATCATACCGGCAACAAGAACAATGATGCTTGCGGTGGCGTTGGGATTCTTGGCATTGCCTGGGCGTTTGGTGGAATGATCTTCGTTCTTGTTTACTGTACCGCTGGAATTTCAG GTGGGCATATAAATCCAGCAGTGACATTTGGGCTTTTGTTGGCCCGAAAGGTGTCACTTGTCCGGGCCGTGATGTACATGGTGGCCCAATGTTTAGGGGCCATTTGTGGAGTTGGGCTCGTGAAGTCCTTCCAAAAGGCCCACTTCCAGAAGTACGGCGGTGGGGCAAATGGGCTCGCCGACGGCTACACCGTCGGCGTTGGACTGGCGGCGGAGATCGTAGGGACGTTTGTGTTGGTGTATACAGTCTTCTCTGCTACAGATCCCAAACGAAGCGCAAGAGATTCCCACGTTCCT GTTTTGGCGCCACTCCCAATTGGATTTGCAGTGTTCATAGTTCACCTGGCCACCATTCCAGTCACTGGCACTGGAATCAACCCAGCTAGGAGCTTGGGATCTGCTGTTATTTTCAACCACCAAAACACTTGGAATAATCAc TGGATATTTTGGGTTGGACCCTTCATAGGAGCAGCCATTGCAGCTTTCTACCACCAATTCATCCTGCGAGCAGGTGCTGTGAAGGCTCTTGGGTCATTTAGAAGCAACCCAAATGTGTGA
- the LOC111800990 gene encoding uncharacterized protein LOC111800990 translates to MNLLSVVVSSTLSCPKTHDRCLQILPRSPWSLPCSRTTLQNRRRIGERSKRYKRRFLCYERKEERVESREELQPVTLPEKKGTIAGAVAFIIGTSVGSGILALPEKASPAGLFPSSISIILCWGFLLVEALLLVEISVVMRRKKIERGETGMKVISVRTMAQETLGDFGGTLATVAYVFLGYISMVAYISKSEEILLQSFNLPAPLSGLFFTLVFTLLISVGRTRTVDQVNQWLTACMIGLLLGIEVLAVQFGGWFAMEGGGDWTKVPTTIPVIIFALVYHDVIPVLCAYLEGDLPRLRVSVLIGSFIPLLTLLVWDAIAFGLLAQADQVVDPVELLLRVRWSGVSYMVEWFSLLAVGTSMLGTLLSFSEFFKEQLRNIFFNFSTSETLQEPSNVALKRNWWEMNKVSLIAMAIAVGPSLLVSTTNPDSFSAATDIAGGYCMTMLYGVLPPAMAWAMHSRESEDTSFKTLLRERPALFGLGLFACGIMVEQVLQDILKLQS, encoded by the exons ATGAATTTACTCTCCGTCGTCGTTTCTTCCACCTTGTCATGCCCTAAAACCCACGACCGATGCCTGCAAATTCTTCCTCGATCGCCATGGTCGTTGCCATGTTCAAGGACCACTCTGCAAAATCGCCGCCGAATCGGCGAAAGATCAAAGAG ATACAAACGTCGGTTTCTCTGCTACGAgcgaaaagaagaaagggtaGAATCAAGAGAAGAACTACAGCCTGTTACGTTGCCTGAGAAGAAAGGAACTATAGCAGGAGCCGTGGCTTTCATAATCGGTACCAGTGTCGGATCGGGGATTCTTGCACTTCCAGAGAAAGCATCTCCGGCT GGACTTTTTCCCAGTTCCATATCGATAATACTATGTTGGGGGTTTCTTCTGGTAGAAGCACTGTTGCTCGTTGAGATTAGTGTGGTTATGCGGAGGAAGAAGATTGAACGGGGAGAGACGGGGATGAAGGTGATTTCAGTGAGGACTATGGCCCAGGAGACGCTAGGGGACTTTGGTGGAACCCTGGCCACAGTTGCCTATGTTTTCCTGGGCTACATTTCCATGGTTGCCTATATTTCCAAGTCCGAAGAGATCCTTCTCCAATCATTCAATCTTCCAGCTCCACTTTCAGGCCTCTTTTTCACCTTAGTTTTTACTCTGCTCATCTCTGTTGGTAGGACTAGAACCGTAGATCAAGTCAACCAATGGCTTACAGCTTGTATGATAG GTTTACTTCTGGGAATTGAGGTGTTAGCAGTTCAGTTTGGGGGATGGTTTGCAATGGAAGGTGGAGGAGACTGGACAAAGGTCCCAACTACAATACCTGTTATTATCTTTGCTTTGGTATATCATGATGTAATACCAG TTCTGTGTGCTTACTTGGAAGGCGACCTTCCTCGCCTAAGAGTTTCAGTTTTGATTGGTAGCTTTATTCCATTGCTAACACTACTTGTCTGGGATGCAATAGCGTTTGGCTTGTTAGCGCAAGCTGATCAAGTAGTCGACCCTGTTGAATTGCTCCTGAG AGTGAGATGGAGTGGAGTTTCTTACATGGTAGAATGGTTCTCGCTTCTTGCTGTTGGAACATCTATGCTGGGGACATTACTAAGCTTCTCTGAGTTTTTCAAGGAGCAACTCCGTaacatcttttttaatttctctacaTCAGAGACTTTGCAA GAGCCTTCGAATGTCGCTTTAAAGAGGAATTGGTGGGAAATGAATAAAGTAAGCCTCATTGCCATGGCAATTGCTGTTGGTCCCTCTCTTCTTGTGTCCACTACTAATCCAGATTCGTTCTCCGCTGCCACAGATATTGCA GGTGGATACTGTATGACGATGTTGTATGGAGTTCTGCCCCCAGCGATGGCATGGGCAATGCACAGTAGGGAATCTGAGGACACTAGCTTCAAGACATTATTGAGAGAGAGGCCTGCACTGTTTGGGCTAGGTTTATTTGCTTGTGGTATTATGGTGGAGCAAGTTCTTCAAGATATTCTGAAATTGCAATCGTAG
- the LOC111803559 gene encoding patatin-like protein 6, with product MQEPSIDTDKLSYEIFSILESNFLFGYDDQKLWMPKQISPAVDGKPISDTATQEHARLEESCGASSIRNQRGKVCILSIDGGGMGGILSGKALAYLEQALKTKSGNPDARIADYFDVAAGAGVGGIFTAMLFATKDHSRPMYKAEDTWRFLADQGQRFYRSNSSSGGGLFGRLLKINRTNSASLATAALEKAMKEAFTDKERSLTLKDTLKPVLVPCYDLSTTAPFLFSRADALEKDSFNFRLWEVCRATSAEPAIFEPVTLRSIDNQTNCLAIDGGLTMSNPTAAAITHVLHNKQEFPFVRGVEDLLVLSLGTGQPFEARRDYRQVKRWKEKEWIRPMNRISGEASADMVDQAVATAFGQSKSSNYVRIQALGSSLGQSEPSSSTDSNAGNVKMLVELADEVLKQKNVESVLFGGKRFAEQTNSEKLDWFAGELVLEHQRRGCRIAPTVAFKQATTQESVKERS from the exons ATGCAGGAGCCAAGTATAGATACCGATAAGCTAAGTTATGAAATCTTCTCAATTCTTGAGAGCAATTTTCTCTTTGGCTACGATGATCAGAAGCTATGGATGCCTAAGCAGATATCTCCCGCTGTTGATGGCAAACCAATATCCGATACTGCAACTCAAGAACACGCTCGACTAGAAGAAAGCTGTGGCGCTTCGTCGATAAGAAACCAGAGAGGCAAGGTTTGCATTCTGAGCATCGATGGCGGAGGTATGGGAGGGATTCTCTCAGGTAAGGCTCTGGCTTACCTCGAACAAGCGCTCAAAACGAAATCGGGAAATCCTGACGCCAGAATCGCCGATTATTTCGATGTTGCTGCGGGAGCCGGTGTAGGAGGCATTTTCACTGCGATGCTTTTCGCAACGAAAGACCATAGTCGGCCGATGTATAAAGCAGAGGACACTTGGCGGTTCTTGGCCGATCAAGGCCAGCGGTTCTACCGTTCGAATTCCAGTTCCGGTGGAGGTTTGTTTGGGCGGTTGCTCAAAATCAATCGTACAAATTCCGCCAGTTTAGCCACTGCCGCTCTAGAAAAAGCGATGAAAGAGGCTTTCACAGATAAGGAACGGAGTTTAACCCTAAAAGATACTCTGAAACCAGTTCTGGTACCTTGCTACGACCTGTCAACAACGGCGCCATTTTTGTTCTCGCGAGCCGATGCCCTAGAAAAGGATAGCTTCAACTTCCGGCTCTGGGAGGTTTGCAGAGCAACATCGGCCGAACCGGCAATATTTGAACCGGTAACATTGAGGTCTATCGACAACCAAACCAATTGCCTGGCCATCGACGGCGGTTTGACAATGAGCAATCCGACGGCGGCCGCGATCACGCACGTACTGCACAACAAACAAGAATTTCCATTCGTCCGAGGAGTCGAAGACCTTCTGGTTCTGTCCTTAGGAACCGGCCAGCCATTTGAGGCCCGCCGCGATTACCGTCAGGTCAAAAGGTGGAAGGAGAAGGAGTGGATTCGGCCCATGAATCGAATCTCCGGTGAGGCCTCGGCCGACATGGTGGACCAGGCCGTCGCCACGGCCTTCGGTCAGTCCAAGAGCTCTAATTACGTGAGGATTCAG GCACTTGGATCAAGCTTAGGCCAGAGTGAACCTAGCTCAAGTACTGATTCCAATGCTGGTAATGTAAAGATGCTGGTTGAATTGGCAGATGAGGTCCTTAAGCAGAAGAATGTTGAATCTGTTCTCTTTGGAGGAAAGCGATTTGCAGAGCAAACCAACTCCGAGAAGCTCGACTGGTTTGCTGGAGAATTAGTGCTTGAACATCAGAGGCGGGGCTGCAGAATAGCTCCCACTGTGGCTTTCAAGCAAGCTACCACCCAGGAAAGTGTCAAGGAGCGCTCATAA